A section of the Ogataea parapolymorpha DL-1 chromosome II, whole genome shotgun sequence genome encodes:
- a CDS encoding Non-structural maintenance of chromosome element 4, which produces MNTKIKREKEKEHEPPEATDEDEYDPDDSSASSSDESCSESSQESESEVSKREMSEREQFELQAKYRRLDRALVQQRTEVARENGIQVVSTSLDIADQLFSETKTSIQSNIVAKDAATLKEIGLQAKLATRNLKLGRSERVLNFNEFSSNFLRFFAAEDDVVDVDSPIDRGMARFDWIKAGLLYANCSRRVPSAEFLLGPLEITRKTRVSRPRLQDDSKSGASRTASKRSASELMEQDRQDDTTANSERCFRKLRTLNMARKNLFEFFIDPKSFARSVENLFYTSFLINHGKMILGRDASGVPYVQEANPETFKDLPRYVNRDDSKSHIIFNLDHVTWRGLIDRFNIQEAFL; this is translated from the coding sequence atGAATACGAAAATAAAGCGggagaaggaaaaggaaCACGAGCCTCCGGAGGCCacagacgaagacgagtaCGATCCGGACGACTCGTCGGCCTCATCTTCAGACGAATCGTGTTCTGAGTCGTCGCAGGAGTCGGAGTCGGAGGTGTCAAAACGCGAAATGTCAGAGCGCGagcagtttgagctgcAGGCCAAGTATCGGCGGCTGGACCGCGCGCTGGTGCAGCAGCGGACAGAGGTTGCGCGCGAGAACGGCATTCAGGTAGTGTCGACGTCTCTGGACATTGCGGATCAGCTTTTTTCAGAGACCAAGACGTCGATCCAGTCGAATATTGTGGCCAAGGACGCGGCCACTTTAAAGGAGATCGGATTACAGGCGAAGCTAGCGACGCGGAACTTGAAGCTGGGACGGTCCGAGCGCGTTCTGAACTTCAACGAGTTCAGCAGCAATTTTCTGCGATTTTTCgctgccgaggacgacgtggtCGATGTAGACTCGCCGATCGACCGCGGGATGGCCCGTTTTGACTGGATCAAGGCTGGGCTGCTATATGCCAACTGCTCGCGGCGCGTGCCGAGCGCTGAGTTCCTGCTGGGACCGCTGGAGATTACGCGAAAGACGCGCGTCTCGCGGCCGCGACTTCAGGACGATTCCAAGAGTGGCGCGTCCAGGACGGCCAGCAAACGCAGTGCGTCCGAGCTGATGGAACAGGACCGTCAGGACGATACGACGGCGAACTCCGAGCGCTGTTTCCGTAAACTGCGCACGCTCAACATGGCCCGCAAAAACCTGTTTGAGTTCTTTATCGACCCAAAGTCGTTCGCCAGGTCGGTCGAGAACCTGTTCTACACCAGCTTCCTCATCAACCATGGCAAAATGATTCTGGGACGCGACGCGTCGGGCGTCCCGTACGTGCAGGAGGCAAACCCAGAAACTTTTAAAGACCTCCCCCGCTACGTCAACCGAGACGACTCCAAATCGCACATCATATTTAATCTTGATCACGTGACCTGGAGGGGCCTGATCGACCGGTTCAATATACAGGAAGCGTTTTTATAG
- a CDS encoding tRNA threonylcarbamoyladenosine biosynthesis protein QRI7, mitochondrial: MLRIKTVSRCWHQARTYRVLAIETSCDDACVTLLDRFDPAQPPRVVEESKQTLDSAQAGGVIPTDAAVHNRTQVAVLTSELLAKHGWTGLDRPDLVCATRGPGMVGSLVGGYQLAQGLSIAWSVPLVGVHHMLGHLLTPRLASNGQEPQFPFLSLMASGGHTMCVLSRSLVDHEILVDTIDIAAGDALDKCGRELGFRGNMIGKELAAFLEQHSHEWGQPVDFDIKEPLLNVPGRKNMLAYSFGSFISQVRTNMSKYYPDGTLTDAQKARAGYRLAQTVFQHMVTKIKLAMRLKNIQVDSFVCSGGVAANTMLRTMLRAELPEIKHFYFPEPRLCTDNATMIGWAGIELYESGVRTPIGKSVVRKWPLCELDEYKV; this comes from the coding sequence ATGCTACGAATCAAGACAGTGTCTCGATGTTGGCACCAGGCGCGGACGTACCGTGTGCTGGCGATCGAGACGTCGTGCGACGACGCGTGTGTGACGCTGCTTGACAGGTTTGATCCTGCACAGCCGCCCCGTGTCGTCGAGGAGAGCAAGCAGACGCTGGACTCTGCGCAGGCCGGCGGAGTGATCCCCACGGACGCGGCAGTGCACAACAGGACGCAGGTGGCGGTGCTCACGAGCGAGTTGCTTGCCAAACACGGCTGGACTGGCCTGGATCGGCCAGATCTCGTCTGCGCGACCCGTGGCCCCGGCATGGTGGGCTCGCTCGTCGGCGGCTACCAGCTGGCGCAGGGGCTCAGTATTGCATGGAGCGTGCCGCTCGTCGGCGTCCACCACATGCTGGGGCACCTGCTGACGCCGCGACTCGCGTCGAACGGGCAAGAACCGCAGTTTCCGTTCCTCAGCCTCATGGCCAGCGGCGGCCACACAATGTGCGTCCTGAGCCGCAGTCTGGTGGACCACGAGATCCTCGTCGACACGATTGACATCGCTGCGGGCGACGCGCTCGACAAGTGCGGCCGTGAGCTGGGATTTCGCGGGAATATGATCGGCAAGGAGCTCGCAGcgtttttggagcagcaCAGCCACGAATGGGGCCAGCCAGTCGACTTTGACATCAAAGAGCCCCTGCTCAACGTCCCCGGCCGCAAGAACATGCTGGCGTACTCATTTGGCTCGTTTATCTCGCAGGTGCGCACCAATATGTCGAAGTATTATCCCGACGGGACGCTGACGGACGCCCAAAAAGCCCGCGCCGGCTACCGTCTCGCGCAGACGGTGTTCCAGCACATGGTgaccaaaatcaagctcGCGATGcggctcaaaaacatcCAGGTCGACAGCTTTGTGTGCTCGGGCGGTGTCGCAGCAAACACGATGCTGCGAACCATGCTCCGTGCCGAGCTACCGGAAATCAAGCACTTCTACTTCCCAGAGCCGCGGCTGTGCACAGACAACGCTACGATGATTGGCTGGGCAGGCATCGAGCTGTACGAAAGCGGCGTGAGGACGCCGATCGGGAAAAGCGTCGTGCGCAAGTGGCCCCTGtgcgagctggacgagtacaAAGTCTAG
- a CDS encoding putative mitochondrial carrier, which produces MSNVLSTSNIAVPDLETHNRPLSAGGQIPQDAPSRAPETYHPRLLHCFLAGGIGGMVGDSLMHSLDTVKTRQQGAPNVARYKNTIPAYLTLLREEGLLRGLYGGYGAAMLGSFPSAACFFITYESTKRIAIDEYGLNETFTYLGAGFLGDFVSSIFYVPSEVLKTRLQLQGRYNNTVFHSGYNYTGTFNAISTIIRTEGWQTLFYGYKATLVRDLPFSSLQFVFYEKFRQFAYQLSHRSADHDPLSLSMELLTGAAAGGLAGTLTTPLDVIKTRMQTQNKNATPNDLLTSNSILRGLFTVYRNQGVVGLFSGVGPRFIWTSVQSSVMLLLYQFCLRALSTGELTFA; this is translated from the coding sequence ATGTCCAACGTGCTGTCGACATCCAACATCGCTGTGCCGGACCTCGAGACCCACAACAGGCCGTTGTCTGCGGGAGGCCAGATTCCGCAGGACGCCCCCAGCAGGGCACCCGAAACGTACCATCCGCGTCTTCTGCACTGCTTTTTGGCGGGCGGGATTGGCGGAATGGTGGGGGACTCGCTGATGCACTCGCTGGACACCGTCAAAACGCGGCAGCAGGGGGCCCCGAACGTGGCTCGGTACAAAAACACCATCCCGGCATATCTGACGCTTCTGCGCGAGGAGGGCCTGCTGAGAGGCCTCTACGGTGGGTACGGGGCGGCTATGCTGGGCAGTTTTCCCAGTGCGGCGTGTTTTTTCATCACTTACGAGTCCACCAAACGAATCGCGATAGACGAGTACGGTCTGAACGAGACCTTCACGTATTTGGGCGCGGGATTTCTGGGCGACTTTGTGTCGTCGATTTTCTACGTGCCGTCGGAGGTGCTCAAGACCAGACTCCAGCTACAGGGAAGATACAACAACACGGTCTTCCACTCTGGCTACAACTACACAGGAACGTTCAACGCCATCTCAACGATAATCCGCACAGAGGGATGGCAGACCCTTTTCTACGGATACAAGGCGACGCTAGTGCGAGATCTGCCCTTTTCGTCGCTCCAGTTTGTGTTTTACGAAAAGTTCCGACAGTTCGCATACCAACTCTCTCACCGGTCCGCGGATCACGACCCGCTCTCGCTTTCCATGGAGTTGCTCACAGGTGCTGCCGCAGGCGGCCTTGCAGGGACGTTGACCACGCCCCTCGATGTCATCAAGACGAGAATGCAGACACAGAACAAGAACGCCACGCCCAATGACCTGCTCACCTCCAACTCCATCCTCCGCGGCCTGTTCACCGTGTACCGCAACCAGGGCGTCGTGGGGCTGTTTAGCGGTGTGGGGCCCCGCTTTATCTGGACCAGTGTCCAGAGCAGCGTGATGCTGCTGCTATACCAATTCTGTCTCAGAGCGTTATCTACAGGCGAATTGACCTTCGCATGA
- a CDS encoding Protein required for mismatch repair in mitosis and meiosis as well as crossing over during meiosis: MTTPRIRPLEEAVVNRIAAGEIVLAPYSALKELLENSIDAQATSIDVACKEGGLKLLQITDNGVGIAKDDLAIVCERFTTSKLRKFEDLQHIATYGFRGEALASISHIAHVSLVTKTRDSPCAWKCRYDAGRLDARTPEPQPVAGTDGTTLVVEDLFYNFPSRLHSLRSPAEEYAKIVDIVSKYAIHATHVGFTCKKYGTAANDIALRSGMSQKERVRAIYGSAVASQLLELEVEPHTDYGLLKCTGLITNVNYDNKKSTPPIFFINGRLVSCDPLRRAIAQTYSTFLPKGHKPFVYLSLELDSVNVDVNVHPTKREVRFLFEDEIVDHVAQKIAEVLANTDVSRTFLTQQLLPSPKRSATTDIAISTPKKLRPLPSFSQYKRPSEHKLVRTDFSQPTLTTYLSQKTSVDNVDNAASPTQRAKVKLKSIFELKEEVEQAADDRLTEVFSKLTFIGVVDSLKRLMCFQHDVKLYIADYGALCYELFYQIGLADFSNFGCLRLSQPVSIADLLLENGLTDQMDEVLQIFVEMRDMFKEYFSIEIDDDAQNPKIATLPLLVKGYEPDLSKLALFLYRSGTKLDWEDEKKCLGGLLQQLALLYVPAASENDDNIGEVLETTICPLLKKRLIPHAGLARDVVEIANLPGLYRVFERC, from the coding sequence ATGACTACTCCGCGCATCAGGCCGTTAGAGGAGGCCGTCGTGAACCGGATCGCCGCCGGCGAGATCGTTCTTGCCCCTTACAGCGcgctcaaggagctgctggaaaactcgatcgacgcgcaGGCCACCTCCATCGACGTCGCGTGCAAAGAGGGCGggctcaagctgctgcagatcaCCGACAACGGCGTCGGCATCGCGAAGGACGACCTCGCAATCGTGTGTGAGCGGTTCACCACGTCCAAATTGCGCAAGTTCGAAGACCTCCAACATATTGCCACATACGGCTTCCGTGGGGAAGCCCTCGCGAGCATCTCCCACATAGCGCATGTGTCGCTCGTGACCAAGACCCGCGACAGTCCGTGTGCGTGGAAGTGTCGCTACGACGCCGGCCGTCTGGACGCGCGCACGCCCGAGCCGCAGCCTGTCGCCGGCACAGATGGCACCACGCTAGTGGTGGAAGACCTTTTCTACAACTTCCCGTCCCGTCTCCACTCATTGCGGTCGCCAGCCGAGGAGTACGCCAAAATAGTTGACATTGTGAGCAAGTATGCCATCCACGCAACGCACGTGGGGTTCACGTGCAAGAAGTACGGCACCGCAGCAAACGACATCGCCCTGCGCTCGGGCATGTCCCAAAAAGAGCGTGTGCGTGCAATCTACGGCTCTGCCGTGGCCAGccagcttctggagcttgAAGTTGAGCCGCACACAGACTATGGTCTTTTGAAATGCACCGGACTAATCACCAATGTCAACTacgacaacaagaagagcaCGCCGCcgatcttcttcatcaacgGCCGTCTCGTCAGCTGCGACCCGCTGCGCAGAGCTATTGCTCAAACATACAGCACCTTCCTTCCCAAGGGCCACAAGCCGTTTGTGTATCTTtcgctggagctggactCGGTGAACGTGGATGTGAACGTCCATCCCACGAAACGGGAGGTGCGGTTTTTgtttgaggacgaaatAGTTGACCATGTTGCACAAAAAATTGCGGAAGTTCTTGCCAACACAGACGTTTCGCGCACGTTTCTGACCCAGCAGCTACTTCCGAGCCCCAAACGTTCTGCCACCACGGACATTGCAATTTCGACACCGAAAAAATTACGGCCGCTGCCGTCGTTCAGCCAGTACAAGCGACCGAGTGAACACAAGCTGGTGCGGACGGATTTCTCGCAGCCGACGCTGACGACGTACCTGAGCCAAAAAACCAGCGTCGACAACGTCGATAACGCGGCTAGTCCCACACAGCGCGCAAAAGTGAAGCTCAAAAGCATTTTCGAGCTTAAAGAGGAGGTGGAGCAGGCGGCAGACGACAGACTAACGGAGGTGTTTTCGAAGCTGACGTTTATCGGCGTTGTCGACTCCCTGAAACGGCTGATGTGTTTCCAGCATGACGTCAAGCTGTACATTGCGGACTACGGTGCTCTGTGCTACGAGCTGTTTTACCAGATCGGGCTTGCCGATTTCAGCAACTTCGGCTGTTTGCGACTTTCTCAGCCCGTCAGCATTGCagacctgctgctggaaaacggGCTCACCGACCAAATGGACGaggttttgcaaatttTCGTAGAGATGAGGGACATGTTCAaggaatatttttctattgagatcgacgacgacgcaCAAAATCCGAAAATCGCAACTCTGCCGTTGCTGGTGAAGGGCTACGAGCCGGATCTCTCAAAATTGGCCCTGTTCCTGTACAGAAGTGGCACGAAGCTAGACTGGGAGGATGAGAAAAAGTGTCTTGGTGgcctgctgcagcagctggcaTTGCTATACGTACCGGCCGCCAgcgagaacgacgacaaTATCGGCGAGGTGCTCGAGACGACGATCTGCCCTCTGTTAAAGAAACGGCTCATCCCCCACGCAGGGCTCGCGCGGGACGTGGTGGAAATCGCCAACCTACCGGGCCTGTACCGGGTGTTTGAACGGTGCTAG
- a CDS encoding Acylpyruvase FAHD1, mitochondrial, which produces MSFSYVKNAGKFLCIGRNYLAHIKELNNAKPSEPFFFLKPKSSVLLPKQGPVLVPRGTIVHHEVELACVVGKTLRDLDPASFTPSDALDAIKGYALAIDMSARNVQDEMKKKGLPWTIPKGFDTFLPLSGFIGKDQIADPYNVELNLTVNGQTRQKDMTNLMIFPIHRILTTMSSIMTIEEGDVILTGTPKGVGSIVPGDKIEAWAEVDGKRLPESVLELDVAEKPGPYFYQAK; this is translated from the coding sequence ATGTCGTTTAGCTACGTGAAGAACGCGGGCAAGTTTTTGTGCATTGGCCGCAACTACCTGGCCCacatcaaggagctgaacaatGCCAAACCGTCCGAGccgttttttttcctcaagCCAAAGTCGTCTGTGCTTCTTCCTAAACAGGGGCCGGTGCTAGTGCCTCGAGGCACCATTGTCCACCACGAGGTGGAGCTGGCCTGTGTTGTGGGCAAGACTCTCAGAGACCTTGACCCTGCTAGCTTCACGCCCTCGGACGCCCTAGATGCCATCAAGGGTTACGCCCTGGCAATTGACATGTCTGCAAGAAACGTCCAGGAcgagatgaagaagaaggggCTTCCCTGGACGATTCCAAAAGGGTTCGATACATTTTTGCCCTTATCTGGCTTCATAGGCAAAGACCAAATTGCAGACCCATACAACGTGGAGCTGAATCTGACGGTGAATGGCCAGACTCGTCAAAAAGACATGACAAATCTGATGATATTCCCTATCCACCGCATTCTGACCACAATGTCGTCAATCATGACCATCGAGGAGGGCGATGTGATCCTCACAGGCACGCCAAAGGGCGTTGGGTCAATAGTTCCAGGAGACAAAATCGAGGCCTGGGCCGAGGTTGACGGCAAAAGATTACCGGAAAGTGTTTTGGAGTTGGACGTGGCCGAGAAGCCTGGCCCGTATTTCTACCAAGCTAAATAA
- a CDS encoding ornithine aminotransferase, protein MTFKITASPKSLELLLKERTYSAHNYTPVPIVFDTASGIHVTDVDGNEYLDFGAAYSAVNTGHNHPKILEAVRAQYEKCSLVGRGFTHSLYAQFCEEVCKAFGFERVLTLNGGGEAVEFAIKLCRAWGYVKKKIPQDEAKVMMVAKNYHGRLLGVTSGSTNPTARVNYGPFVPKVGPAYGDGKLLPFNDLEALEECFELEGDKIAGIIIESIQGEAGIFPPNPGYLDGVRALCDKYNILWCADEVQMGSYRCGTKRWGYENTSKSKPDVLITAKSISGGLYPCSVVCSSSEIMDSIAPNSHGATYSGSPIACAATLAALKVYEEENLGANVAEQGPHMLAELARLSCMYDLIEQVRGVGLIAGVDINVELLAQNSMSVWHVCMFMRAMGIACKQVHDRTVRFCPPLTVTRDQIDAMISSFEQCCQTLLKLQPQDIPGVSDFHFLGH, encoded by the coding sequence aTGACATTCAAGATCACTGCGTCGCCAAAATCGCTCGAATTGCTCCTGAAAGAGCGCACCTACTCGGCCCATAACTACACTCCTGTCCCGATCGTCTTTGACACTGCCTCTGGCATCCACGTGACCGACGTCGATGGAAACGAGTACCTGGATTTTGGGGCCGCTTATTCGGCCGTCAACACCGGCCACAACCACCCCAAAATTCTGGAGGCCGTTAGGGCCCAGTACGAAAAATGCTCCCTGGTCGGACGCGGCTTTACACACTCGCTGTATGCCCAATTCTGTGAAGAAGTTTGCAAGGCTTTTGGCTTTGAACGCGTGCTTACGCTAAACGGAGGTGGGGAGGCCGTTGAGTTTGCCATCAAGCTGTGTCGTGCGTGGGGGTacgtgaaaaaaaagattcCTCAAgacgaggccaaggtgatgatggtggccaaAAACTACCACGGCAGGCTGCTCGGCGTTACTTCCGGCTCTACCAATCCGACCGCACGCGTCAATTACGGACCGTTTGTCCCCAAAGTGGGTCCCGCATATGGCGACGGGAAACTGCTACCTTTCAACGATTTGGAAGCACTCGAGGAGTGTTTCGAGCTGGAAGGAGACAAAATCGCAGGAATAATTATCGAAAGTATCCAGGGTGAGGCCGGAATCTTCCCACCTAATCCAGGCTATCTGGACGGCGTGAGAGCACTATGCGATAAGTACAATATACTCTGGTGTGCTGACGAGGTGCAGATGGGGTCGTATCGCTGCGGGACTAAACGGTGGGGATACGAAAACACGAGCAAATCAAAGCCGGACGTGCTCATCACTGCTAAATCCATTTCCGGCGGCCTGTACCCGTGCTCTGTCGTGTGCAGCTCCAGTGAGATCATGGACTCCATTGCTCCCAACTCCCACGGAGCCACTTATAGCGGCTCGCCCATCGCGTGTGCTGCCACACTGGCGGCCCTCAAAGTGTACGAAGAGGAGAATCTTGGTGCCAACGTGGCCGAGCAGGGCCCCCACATGCTCGCCGAGCTCGCAAGACTCAGCTGCATGTACGACCTCATCGAGCAGGTGCGAGGTGTTGGTCTGATTGCGGGTGTCGACATCAACGTCGAGCTACTAGCGCAGAACAGCATGTCCGTCTGGCACGTGTGTATGTTCATGCGCGCAATGGGCATTGCCTGCAAACAGGTTCACGACAGAACGGTCAGGTTTTGTCCCCCTCTCACGGTGACAAGAGACCAAATCGACGCaatgatctcgtcgtttgAGCAATGCTGCCAGACGCTGCTGAAGCTACAGCCCCAGGATATCCCAGGAGTCAGCGACTTTCATTTTCTAGGACACTAG
- a CDS encoding RuvB-like helicase 1 codes for MVEINEVKEGGHSREHRTATHTHIKGLGLDEYGAAKKIDGGFVGQNEAREACGIIVDLIKSKKMSGKAILLAGGPGTGKTALALAISQELGPKVPFCPIVGSELFSAEVKKTEALMENFRKAIGLRIKETKEVYEGEVIDLTPEEAENPLGGYGKTINHVIVGLKTSKGTKSLKLDPSIYESIQKERVSIGDVIYIEANTGSVKRVGRSDAYATEFDLEAEEYVPLPKGDVHKKKEIVQDVTLHDLDIANARPQGGQDILSMMGQLLKPRKTEITEKLRTEVNKVVSKYIDQGVAELVPGVLFIDEVNMLDIECFTFLNRALESSIAPIVILASNKGMTTVRGTEDYKSPHGLPADLIDRLLIVKTLPYNHEEIRTIVMKRAKIESLLLTPQALDRLAQIAMSTSLRYVLQLLSPAGILAKVNGRSEITVDEIEECQVLFLDARRSTKVLEDSKGYL; via the coding sequence ATGGTGGAAATCAACGAGGTGAAGGAAGGAGGTCACAGCAGAGAGCACAGAACTGCCACACACACGCACATTAAGGGTCTTGGGCTCGACGAATACGGAGCGGCAAAGAAGATCGACGGAGGGTTTGTTGGACAGAACGAGGCCAGAGAGGCGTGCGGGATCATTGTGGACCTAATCAAGTCGAAGAAGATGAGCGGAAAGGCGATCTTGCTTGCTGGAGGGCCGGGAACGGGAAAGACTGCGCTGGCATTGGCCATTTCGCAAGAACTGGGTCCGAAAGTGCCATTCTGTCCTATTGTCGGTTCAGAGTTGTTTTCCGCAGAGGTGAAGAAGACAGAGGCGCTGATGGAAAATTTCAGAAAGGCCATTGGACTGAGAATCAAAGAGACCAAGGAGGTGTACGAGGGAGAAGTGATTGATCTGACTCCagaggaggccgagaacCCATTGGGAGGCTACGGCAAGACCATCAACCATGTGATTGTGGGACTGAAAACGTCCAAGGGAACCAAGTCGCTGAAGCTGGACCCATCCATCTACGAGTCGATCCAAAAAGAGCGCGTAAGCATCGGAGATGTGATTTACATCGAGGCAAACACGGGATCGGTGAAAAGAGTGGGCAGATCGGACGCGTACGCCACCGAGTTCGACCTGGAAGCTGAGGAGTACGTGCCTCTGCCGAAGGGAGATGTTcacaagaagaaggagattgtcCAGGACGTGACTTTGCACGATCTGGATATTGCCAACGCTAGACCACAGGGAGGACAGGACATTCTGTCCATGATGGGCCAACTGCTCAAACCACGCAAGACAGAGATCACAGAGAAGCTGAGGACAGAAGTCAACAAGGTTGTCTCGAAGTACATCGACCAGGGAGTTGCCGAGCTGGTTCCTGGTGTGCTATTTATTGATGAGGTCAACATGTTGGACATTGAGTGCTTTACGTTTTTGAACAGAGCTTTGGAGTCTTCTATTGCTCCAATAGTGATTCTGGCTTCGAACAAGGGAATGACCACTGTTAGAGGTACAGAAGATTATAAATCACCACACGGCCTGCCTGCCGACCTGATTGACAGACTGCTCATTGTCAAGACTTTGCCATACAACCACGAGGAGATCAGAACCATTGTGATGAAGCGTGCCAAAATTGAGTCTCTCCTGCTAACGCCTCAGGCCCTGGACAGACTTGCACAGATTGCCATGTCCACCTCGCTAAGATACGTGCTGCAGCTTCTTTCTCCGGCAGGAATTCTTGCCAAGGTGAATGGCCGGAGCGAGATCACCGTTGATGAGATTGAAGAGTGCCAGGTGCTCTTTTTGGACGCTAGACGCAGCACTAAAGTCTTGGAGGACTCCAAGGGATATCTATAG
- a CDS encoding Protein SLY1: MSLETAPSSLRERQIANLKRMLHLNVRSDIDLVSSTNEEELVWKVLVLDQRSTAIVSSVLRVNDLLEYGITMHSLITQKRAALPDVPVIYFVEPSAENIARIITDLENEHYADYYVNFTSSLSRSLLEEFAKKVALSGKAGRIKQVFDQYLDFVVTEPNLFSLDLPNVYSQFNNPKTTESDITSIADRIANGLFAAVLTMGSVPIIRSNRGGPAELISQRLDQKLRDHVINTRQGASTSLQHSTADRMVLVLLDRNIDLASMFAHSWIYQCMVSDVFKLDRNTIEIRKTLAGDKTEIKRLDIDPKDFFWNDNASLPFPDAVENVESELSKYTKEAREITAKTGYSSIKEIDPSDQRDTLHIQEAIKALPELTQRKNIIDMHMTVLTELIKELDSKNLDAFFEVEQNVGNPATQKRFLELLKAQTKSDNHEDKLRTYIMLTLTSDLPKSFCDECEKALEELHCDLTPLKYIKQVKELTKLSSMNLSEAYLNTESSASSGNKGALFSNLSSKLMGLTEGSSKLSEGFGSLISGLKNLLPEKKNLPVTNIVESIMSPANANQESLKMTDDYLYFDPNLTRGSHSKPPKRSSYNEAMVFIVGGCNYLEYSNLQDWCNRVNETAGISGAPQKLVCYGSTEIVTAEKFLKECSELGKQL, translated from the coding sequence atgtctttggaaacgGCCCCCAGCAGTCTCCGAGAGAGACAGATTGCGAACCTCAAGCGCATGCTCCACTTGAACGTGAGGTCCGACATCGACCTGGTGTCGTCCACGaatgaggaggagcttgttTGGAAGGTTCTGGTGCTGGACCAGAGGTCGACGGCAATTGTCTCGTCGGTGCTTAGAGTCAACGATTTGCTGGAATACGGCATTACGATGCACTCACTAATTACACAGAAGCGCGCGGCGCTGCCCGACGTGCCGGTGATCTACTTTGTGGAGCCGTCTGCCGAGAATATTGCTCGAATCATTACCGATCTCGAAAATGAGCACTATGCCGACTACTACGTCAATTTCACCTCCAGTCTGAGCCGGTCGCTCCTGGAAGAGTTTGCAAAAAAGGTGGCTTTGAGCGGAAAGGCGGGCAGAATCAAACAGGTGTTCGACCAGTACCTGGACTTTGTGGTTACCGAGCCAAATCTGTTTTCGCTGGATTTGCCCAACGTGTACTCTCAGTTCAACAACCCAAAGACAACTGAGTCCGACATTACCTCCATAGCAGACAGAATTGCTAACGGGCTGTTTGCGGCCGTGCTGACGATGGGCTCGGTGCCTATCATTAGATCCAATAGAGGCGGCCCCGCAGAGCTCATTTCGCAGCGACTGGACCAGAAACTGCGAGACCACGTGATAAACACCCGCCAAGGCGCGTCCACGTCGTTGCAGCACTCCACCGCAGATAGAATGGTGCTGGTTTTGTTAGACAGAAACATAGACCTGGCCTCTATGTTTGCGCACTCCTGGATTTACCAGTGCATGGTGAGCGACGTGTTCAAGCTAGACAGGAACACCATTGAGATTAGAAAAACTCTTGCCGGGGATAAGACCGAGATCAAGCGCTTGGACATCGATCCAAAGgatttcttctggaacGACAACGCCTCGCTTCCGTTCCCTGATGCCGTCGAAAACGTCGAAAGCGAGCTGTCTAAATACACCAAGGAGGCCCGCGAGATCACTGCGAAGACAGGGTACTCGTCCATTAAGGAGATCGACCCGTCCGACCAGAGAGACACTCTGCACATCCAGGAAGCGATCAAGGCGCTTCCGGAGCTCACGCAGCGCAAAAATATCATCGATATGCATATGACAGTACTCACCGAActgatcaaggagctcgactCGAAGAATCTGGATGCTTTCTTCGAAGTTGAGCAGAACGTGGGTAATCCAGCCACACAAAAACGGTTCCTGGAGCTTCTCAAAGCACAGACGAAAAGTGACAATCATGAGGACAAGTTGCGAACCTACATCATGCTCACATTGACCTCAGACCTTCCAAAATCGTTCTGTGACGAGTGTGAGAAAGCATTGGAGGAACTTCATTGCGACCTAACTCCTCTCAAGTACATCAAGCAGGTCAAGGAGCTTACAAAGCTGTCGTCGATGAACCTCAGTGAGGCTTATCTGAACACCGAATCCTCGGCAAGCAGCGGTAACAAAGGCGCCCTGTTCAGTAATTTGTCGTCTAAATTAATGGGTTTGACAGAAGGATCGTCCAAGCTGAGCGAGGGATTCGGAAGCCTGATTTCGGGACTCAAAAATCTGTTAccagaaaagaaaaatcTTCCGGTGACCAACATAGTCGAGTCCATCATGAGTCCCGCCAATGCGAACCAGGAGTCACTTAAAATGACCGACGACTATTTATATTTCGACCCTAATCTCACCAGAGGCTCGCACTCAAAGCCTCCAAAAAGGTCCAGCTACAACGAGGCCATGGTGTTCATTGTTGGCGGGTGCAACTACCTCGAATATTCCAACTTGCAAGACTGGTGCAACCGCGTGAATGAAACCGCAGGGATCTCCGGGGCACCACAGAAACTGGTGTGCTACGGGTCTACAGAAATCGTCACGGCAGAAAAGTTCTTAAAAGAGTGCTCAGAGCTGGGCAAGCAGCTCTAA